In Piliocolobus tephrosceles isolate RC106 chromosome 5, ASM277652v3, whole genome shotgun sequence, a single genomic region encodes these proteins:
- the LOC111538575 gene encoding 60S ribosome subunit biogenesis protein NIP7 homolog yields the protein MRPLTEEETRVMFEKIAKYIGENLQLLVDRPDGTYCFRLHNDRVYYVSEKIMKLAANISGDKLVSLGTCFGKFTKTHKFRLHVTALDYLAPYAKYKVWIKPGAEQSFLYGNHVLKSGLGRITENTSQYQGVVVYSMADIPLGFGVAAKSTQDCRKVDPMAIVVFHQADVGEYVRHEETLT from the coding sequence ATGCGGCCTTTGACTGAAGAAGAGACCCGTGTCATGTTTGAGAAGATCGCGAAATATATCGGGGAGAATCTTCAGCTGCTGGTGGACCGGCCCGATGGCACCTACTGTTTCCGTCTGCACAACGACCGGGTGTACTATGTGAGTGAGAAGATTATGAAGCTGGCCGCTAATATCTCCGGGGACAAGCTGGTGTCGCTGGGGACCTGCTTTGGAAAATTCACTAAAACCCACAAGTTTCGGTTGCACGTCACAGCCCTAGATTACCTTGCACCTTATGCCAAGTATAAAGTATGGATAAAGCCTGGTGCAGAGCAGTCGTTTCTGTATGGGAACCATGTGTTGAAATCTGGTCTGGGTCGAATCACTGAAAATACTTCTCAGTaccagggcgtggtggtgtactCCATGGCAGACATCCCTTTGGGTTTTGGGGTGGCAGCAAAATCTACACAAGACTGCAGAAAAGTAGACCCCATGGCGATTGTGGTATTTCATCAGGCAGACGTTGGGGAATATGTGCGGCATGAAGAGACGTTGACTTAA